A single Osmerus mordax isolate fOsmMor3 chromosome 7, fOsmMor3.pri, whole genome shotgun sequence DNA region contains:
- the zgc:136971 gene encoding S9 family peptidase: MESLMESDAIAAVYDQCSGYPTPLSANVTEALKNNQRIITVSTEWCQNETSRRARLRFSQSWTLIGPDGPKTAETPIFTVPPSGPCTPLHGELLSNHSPSGDLRAVVRDASGHQYLEVWDGRGLRTSLDLTGLNKHGRVYEDAQFGCLAWSECERRVLYVAEASRGTTEAPASMASSSTGASTAREHLLAGKDRSVYWEDWGEGLAGKSLPVLCVADLVKGSISVLQGVPSDVSPGQPLWARGGQAVVFVGWFHEPFRLGLKFCSNRRSALYCLDLEGTCECLSGGASSSVSSPRLSPDGSWLVYLQGQVWGPHSQALSLQLHHLDTGRSSELLEVVHRPRTGPDRCEFAGLYEALPACCWSEDGHRVVFTSSMRNWKEVYVVDRLTRRVTSLSSSVDFGSWKLLTIQRDLMVVSCSSPNRPPCLRVAYLAPHGGEGARVLWKTLGEPGTILDLDWNVMDITPPPQEENPQYSGLMFSCLLVRPRARRSASKTPLVVFSHGGPHSQFHAEWNVTSAALAKLGFAVLMVNYRGSTGFGQDSILSLIGRIGDQDVKDVQRAVLTALQSDLTLDPKKLLLMGGSHGGFLSCHLIGQYPDFYRACAARNPVINAATLLGTSDIVDWRYSCVGLQYSYDKLPSPQALANMLEKSPIRHAAQISTPVLLLLGGRDRRVSPHQGLELYRHLKSRGSPVRLLWFAEEGHSLAGVITQADCFLNMVLWFQQHLT; encoded by the exons ATGGAGTCCCTG ATGGAGTCCGATGCTATTGCCGCCGTGTATGACCAGTGCAGCGGATATCCGACCCCTCTGTCCGCCAACGTTACTGAAGCTCTTAAGAACAACCAGAGAATCATCACTGTATCTACAG aaTGGTGTCAAAACGAGACTTCCAGGAGAGCCCGGCTGCGGTTCTCGCAGAGCTGGACCCTGATTGGACCAGACGGACCCAAAACAGCCGAAACACCCATCTTCACTGTACCCCCTTCCGGACCCTGCACTCCTCTGCACGGAGA gctgctgaGTAACCATTCTCCCTCGGGGGACCTTCGTGCGGTTGTCAGAGATGCCAGCGGTCATCAGTacctggag gtctggGACGGTCGAGGTCTGAGGACAAGTCTGGATCTGACAGGCCTTAACAAACATGGCAGAGTGTATGAGGACG CTCAGTTTGgctgtctggcctggtctgaGTGTGAGCGCAGGGTGCTGTATGTAGCCGAGGCCAGCAGGGGCACAACGGAGGCCCCAGCCTCAATGGCCTCATCTTCCACTGGAGCTAGCACCGCAAGGGAGCACCTACTTGCTGggaag GACAGGAGTGTgtactgggaggactggggtgAGGGCCTGGCCGGTAAGAGTCTCCCAGTGCTGTGCGTGGCTGACCTGGTCAAGGGGAGCATCAGCGTGCTACAGGGGGTTCCTTCAGATGTGTCCCCCGGCCAG cccCTGTGGGCGCGAGGTGGCCAGGCGGTGGTGTTCGTGGGCTGGTTTCATGAGCCTTTCAGATTGGGCCTCAAGTTCTGCTCCAACCGCAG GTCTGCTCTCTACTGCCTCGACCTGGAGGGGACTTGTG aGTGCCTGTCCGGGGGGGCTAGCAGCTCCGTGTCGTCCCCCAGGCTGAGTCCAGACGGCAGCTGGCTGGTGTACCTGCAGGGCCAGGTGTGGGGGCCCCACAGCCAGGCCCTCAGCCTTCAGCTCCACCACCTGGACACCGGCAGGAGCTCTGAGCTGCTGGAGGTGGTCCACAGGCCCAGGACAGGCCCAG ACCGGTGTGAGTTTGCGGGTCTGTATGAAGCCCTGCCCGCCTGCTGCTGGTCAGAAGATGGACACAGGGTGGTCTTCACCAGCTCCATGAGGAACTGGAAG GAGGTGTATGTGGTTGACCGGTTAACCAGGAGAGTAACCAGCCTGTCTAGCA gtgttGATTTTGGAAGCTGGAAGCTTCTGACCATCCAGCGAGATTTGATGGTTgtatcctgctcctcccccaacCGGCCCCCCTGCctg AGGGTGGCGTACCTAGCTCCGCACGGGGGCGAGGGGGCGCGTGTCCTCTGGAAGACCCTAGGTGAGCCTGGCACGATTTTAGACCTGGACTGGAATGTAATGGACATAACCCCACCACCCCAAGAGGAGAACCCTCAGTACT CTGGTCTGATGTTCAGCTGCCTGCTGGTCAGGCCCAGGGCTCGTCGCTCGGCCTCCAAGACTCCTCTGGTGGTGTTTTCTCACG GTGGGCCCCACTCTCAGTTCCATGCAGAGTGGAACGTGACCTCTGCAGCCCTGGCGAAGCTGGGATTCGCTGTGCTCATGG tcaacTACCGAGGTTCTACAGGGTTCGGTCAGGACAGCATTTTGTCTCTGATTGGTCGTATTGGAGACCAGGATGTGAAGGATGTCCAG AGGGCCGTTCTCACTGCACTGCAGAGTgacttgacccttgaccccaaGAAGCTGCTGTTGATGGGCGGGTCTCACGGCGGCTTCCTGTCCTGTCACCTGATTGGCCAGTACCCAGACTTCTACAGAGCATGTGCAGCCAGGAATCCTGTCATCAACGCTGCCACCCTACTGGGAACCAGCGACATAGTCGACTg GCGGTACTcctgtgtggggctgcagtACTCCTATGACAAGCTTCCCAGCCCCCAGGCCCTGGCCAACATGCTGGAGAAATCACCCATCAGACATGCTGCGCAG atcagTACTccagtgctgctgctgctggggggcagagacaggagggtgTCCCCCCACCAGGGACTGGAACTCTACAGACACCTGAAGAGCAGGGGCAGCCCtgtcag GTTGCTGTGGTTTGCTGAGGAGGGTCACTCTCTAGCGGGCGTGATCACCCAGGCCGACTGCTTCCTCAACATGGTGCTGTGGTTCCAGCAGCATCTCACCTGA
- the ifrd2 gene encoding interferon-related developmental regulator 2 yields MPRSKKGKRASNKGGRNGVKGESGASDDDLASDVLSHYSSTSETASVLEEGTGGEPVDEQTAQEETEDKLKQCIDNLTDKSAKTRLAGLESLRQAFSSRVLYDFLLERRLTVSDCLERSLRKGGAEEQAAAATVFALLCIQLGGGAEGEEGFRMLRPVLSSLMIDGCASFTARQSCARALGVCCYVSAADEGEDLVKSLSHLESVFMAAYPNREGTLPTPKPGAPGLHSAALQSWALLVTLCPASRVNVLQDLHLPKLQACLESSDVNYRIAVGETIALLVELGRDIDRDYEYEDSESLCECLKGLATDGNKHRAKNDRRKQRSIFREVLHYIESEDFTEEKVRFGIEGIYIDSWMRRRIYDAFKEVLESGVTHHLQFNPLLRDIFGLGAPLILDAAVKASKISRFEKHLFNSAAFKARTKIRNKVRDKRADVM; encoded by the exons ATGCCACGGAGTAAGAAGGGAAAACGTGCTTCAAATAAGG GGGGCAGGAATGGGGTGAAGGGGGAGTCTGGTGCTAGTGATGACGACCTGGCCTCCGATGTGCTCAGCCATTACAGCAGTACCAGTGAGACTGCCTCTGTACTGGAGGAGGGTACAG GAGGGGAGCCCGTGGATGAGCAGACAGCccaggaggagacggaggacaAGCTGAAGCAGTGTATCGACAACCTGACAGACAAGAG tgcTAAGACCCGCCTGGCAGGGCTGGAGTCTCTGAGACAGGCCTTCTCCTCCAGGGTGCTGTACGACTTCCTGCTGGAGAGACGTCTCACCGTCAGCGACTGTCTGGAGAGGAGCCTGCGCAAAG GTGGGGCAGAGGAGCAGGCGGCGGCTGCCACCGTCTTTGCCCTGCTGTGCATCCAGCTGGGGGGCGGcgccgagggggaggagggcttcCGGATGCTCCGCCCCGTCCTCAGCTCTCTGATGATCGACGGCTGCGCCAGCTTCACGGCCCGCCAGAGT TGTGCCAGAGCTCTGGGAGTGTGCTGCTATGTGTCAGCTGCagatgagggggag GACCTGGTGAAGTCTCTGAGTCACCTGGAGAGCGTGTTCATGGCGGCATACCCCAACAGGGAGGGCACCCTGCCCACGCCCAAACCTGGCGCCCCGGGGCTCCACAGCGCCGCCCTGCAGTCCTGGGCCCTGCTCGTCACCCTCTGCCCCGCCTCCCGCGTCAACGTGCTGCAAGACCT tcatCTCCCTAAGCTGCAGGCCTGTCTGGAGAGCAGTGACGTCAACTACAGGATAGCTGTGGGAGAGACTATCGCCTTGCTGGTGGAGCTAGGCAGAGATATAGACAGG gattaCGAGTACGAGGACAGTGAGAGTCTGTGCGAGTGCCTGAAGGGGCTGGCGACAGATGGCAACAAGCACCGGGCCAAGAACGACCGGAGGAAACAGCGCTCCATCTTCAGGGAGGTGCTTCACTACATAGAG AGCGAGGACTTCACAGAGGAGAAGGTCAGGTTCGGCATTGAGGGCATCTACATCGACagctggatgaggaggaggatctaCGACGCCTTCAAAGAGGTCCTGGAGTCTGGagtcacacaccacctccag TTCAACCCTCTGCTAAGGGACATCTTTGGCCTGGGAGCCCCCCTCATACTGGATGCTGCCGTCAAGGCCAGCAAGATCTCCCGCTTCGAGAAG CATCTGTTCAACTCCGCTGCCTTCAAGGCCAGGACTAAGATAAGGAACAAAGTCCGTGACAAACGGGCCGACGTGATGTGA
- the amt gene encoding aminomethyltransferase, mitochondrial: protein MWSRLLCGGRVGFGVRASRQCLPSAGSETAGKQLQRHASTSEASMRKTALFDYHRQQGGKMVEFAGWSMPVQYKDSHIVSHMHTRQHCSIFDVSHMLQTKVHGRDRVKFMESLIVGDVAELKDNQGTLTLFTNEQGGIMDDLIVTKTDQGYLYVVSNAGCADKDSANMKAKLAEFKAAGHDVDLEFLEESLIAVQGPSMAQVLQEGLSDDLSKLTFMTSTLATVFGIPGCRVTRCGYTGEDGVEISVPTSSVVALTERLLANSEVKLAGLGARDSLRLEAGLCLYGNDIDENTTPVEGTLVWTIGKRRRQARDFPGADIIVPQIKAKTARKRVGLVSTGPPVRGHTPILSPEGKVIGEVTSGCPSPCLKKNVAMGYVEAAYSKNGTLVKVEVRKKAVDAIISKMPFVPTNYYTGQ from the exons ATGTGGTCTAGGTTACTATGTGGTGGACGGGTCGGGTTTGGTGTACGGGCATCGAGACAGTGTTTGCCCAGCGCTGGATCCGAAACAGCAGGAAAGCAGTTGCAGAGACATGCTTCAACTTCAGAG GCCTCCATGAGGAAGACGGCTCTGTTTGACTACCACCGCCAGCAGGGAGGCAAGATGGTGGAGTTTGCAGGCTGGAGTATGCCTGTGCAGTACAAGGACAGCCACATTGTGTCTCATATGCACACAAGGCAACACTGCTCTATATTTGATGTCAGCCACATGCtacag ACCAAAGTCCATGGGAGGGACAGGGTGAAGTTCATGGAGTCCCTGATTGTAGGAGATGTTGCTGAGCTGAAGGACAACCAG GGCACACTGACGCTCTTCACCAATGAGCAGGGTGGAATCATGGATGACCTCATTGTCACTAAGACGGACCAGGGCTACCTCTATGTGGTGTCCAACGCCGGCTGTGCTGATAAAGACTCCGCCAACATGAAG GCCAAGCTGGCGGAATTCAAAGCAGCAGGTCATGATGTGGATCTGGAGTTCTTGGAGGAGTCTCTGATTGCTGTGCAAG GCCCTTCCATGGCCCAGGTGCTCCAAGAGGGCCTGTCAGATGACCTCAGCAAGCTGACCTTCATGACCTCCACGCTGGCCACGGTGTTTGGCATCCCGGGCTGCAGGGTCACCCGCTGTGGCTACACTGGAGAggatggggtggag ATCTCTGTTCCGACGTCCAGCGTGGTCGCCCTGACGGAACGTCTGCTGGCCAACAGCGAGGTCAAGCTGGCCGGGCTGGGCGCACGCGACAGTCTGAGGCTGGAGGCGGGCCTCTGTCTCTATGGCAACGACATTGATGAGAACACAACTCCAGTGGAAGGCACCCTAGTATGGACCATAG GAAAAAGGCGTCGCCAGGCAAGGGATTTCCCCGGCGCTGACATCATCGTGCCCCAAATTAAGGCCAAGACCGCCAGGAAGAGGGTGGGGCTGGTGTCCACCGGCCCACCTGTCAGAGGCCACACCCCCATCCTAAGCCCAGAAGGAAAGGTCATAG GTGAGGTCACCAGcggctgcccctccccctgcctgaaAAAGAATGTTGCCATGGGTTACGTGGAGGCAGCGTATAGTAAGAACGGAACACTGGTGAAGGTGGAAGTCAGGAAGAAAGCTGTTGACGCCATCATCAGCAAGATGCCATTTGTGCCCACCAACTACTACACTGGCCAATAG
- the si:dkey-20d21.12 gene encoding uncharacterized protein si:dkey-20d21.12 translates to MSQPASSPATPAFVRISDRDLTEIELHSVESINDLHRTHPEQYHNHKGIRRPPPLQIPSSNGIVCLPNSASANPKRGWGRLVDKLMPSSFRSGLACAVILFLLLTLILIFYFLVEQGASLRMLTEAVRERQDVAMEISQFIQELQALRHNLTAMTTMRP, encoded by the exons ATGTCCCAGCCTGCTTCGTCCCCTGCCACTCCAGCGTTTGTGAGGATCAGTGACCGGGACCTGACTGAGATCGAGCTACATTCCGTAGAGTCTATAAATGACCTGCACCGCACACACCCAGAACAATACCACAACCACAAAG GCATCAGGAGGCCTCCTCCCCTTCAGATCCCCTCCTCCAATGGGATCGTCTGCCTACCGAACTCAGCGTCCGCTAATCCAAAGCGAGGGTGGGGGAGGCTAGTGGACAAGTTGATGCCCAGCTCCTTCCGGTCTGGGCTGGCTTGTGCCGtcatcctcttcctgctgctcaCACTCATCCTTATCTTCTACTTCCTGG TCGAGCAGGGCGCCTCTCTCCGGATGCTGACTGAGGCTGTGCGAGAGAGGCAGGACGTGGCTATGGAGATCTCCCAGTTCATCCAGGAACTGCAGGCACTGAGACATAACCTGACCGCCATGACGACCATGAGGCCATGA